A part of Saimiri boliviensis isolate mSaiBol1 chromosome 11, mSaiBol1.pri, whole genome shotgun sequence genomic DNA contains:
- the SESN2 gene encoding sestrin-2 isoform X2, with amino-acid sequence MIVADSECRAELKGYLQFAPGGVGGSGPGEVLREGTESLEQHLGLEALMSSGRVDNLAVVMGLHPDYFTSFWRLHYLLLHTDGPLASSWRHYIAIMAAARHQCSYLVGSHMAEFLQTGGDPEWLLGLHRAPEKLRKLSEINKLLAHRPWLITKEHIQALLKTGEHTWSLAELIQALVLLTHCHSLSSFVFGCGILPEADADGSPAPQAPTPPSEQSSPPSRDPLNNSGGFEAARDVEALMERMRQLQENLLRDEGASQEEMESRFELEKSESLLVTPSADILEPSPHPDMLCFVEDPAFGYEDFTRRGAQAPPTFRAQDYTWEDHGYSLIQRLYPEGGQLLDEKFQAAYSLTYNTIAMHSGVDTSVLRRAIWNYIHCVFGIRYDDYDYGEVNQLLERNLKVYIKTVACYPEKTTRRMYNLFWRHFRHSEKVHVNLLLLEARMQAALLYALRAITRYMT; translated from the exons GTCCTTCGGGAGGGGACCGAGAGCCTTGAGCAGCACCTGGGGCTGGAGGCACTGATGTCCTCTGGGAGGGTGGACAACCTGGCAGTGGTGATGGGCCTGCACCCTGACTACTTTACCAGCTTCTGGCGCCTGCACTACCTGCTGCTGCACACGGATGGTCCCTTGGCCAGCTCCTGGCGCCACTACATTGCCATCATG GCTGCCGCCCGCCATCAGTGTTCTTACCTGGTAGGCTCCCACATGGCTGAGTTTCTGCAGACTGGAGGAGACCCTGAGTGGCTGCTGGGCCTCCACCGGGCCCCCGAGAAGCTGCGCAAGCTCAGCGAGATCAACAAGTTGCTGGCACATCGGCCATGGCTCATCACCAAGGAACACATCCAG GCCTTGCTGAAGACTGGGGAGCACACCTGGTCCCTGGCTGAGCTCATTCAGGCCCTGGTCCTGCTCACCCATTGCCACTCGCTTTCCTCCTTCGTGTTTGGCTGTGGCATCCTCCCTGAGGCAGATGCAGATGGCAGCCCTGCCCCCCAGGCGCCTACACCCCCCAGTGAGCAGAGCAGCCCCCCCAGCAGGGACCCATTGAACAACTCTGGG GGCTTTGAGGCCGCCCGAGATGTGGAGGCTCTGATGGAACGCATGCGGCAGCTGCAGGAGAACCTGCTGCGGGACGAGGGGGCGTCCCAGGAGGAGATGGAGAGCCGCTTTGAGCTGGAGAAGTCGGAGAGCCTGCTGGTGACCCCCTCAG CTGATATCCTGGAGCCTTCTCCACACCCGGACATGCTGTGCTTTGTGGAAGACCCCGCTTTCGGGTATGAGGACTTCACCCGGAGAGGGGCTCAGGCGCCCCCCACCTTCCGGGCCCAG GATTATACCTGGGAAGACCATGGCTACTCACTGATCCAGCGGCTCTACCCTGAGGGTGGGCAGCTGCTGGACGAGAAGTTCCAGGCAGCCTATAGCCTCACCTACAATACCATTGCCATGCACAGCGGTGTGGACACTTCCGTGCTCCGAAGGGCCATCTGGAACTATATCCACTGCGTCTTTGGCATCAG ATATGACGACTATGATTATGGGGAGGTGAACCAGCTCCTGGAGCGGAACCTCAAGGTCTATATCAAGACAGTGGCCTGCTACCCAGAGAAGACCACCCGAAGAATGTACAACCTCTTCTGGAGGCACTTCCGCCACTCAGAGAAG GTCCACGTGAACTTGCTGCTCCTGGAGGCACGCATGCAAGCTGCTCTGCTCTACGCCCTCCGTGCCATCACCCGCTACATGACCTGA
- the SESN2 gene encoding sestrin-2 isoform X1, with translation MIVADSECRAELKGYLQFAPGGVGGSGPGEEQRESRARRGPRGPSAFIPVEEVLREGTESLEQHLGLEALMSSGRVDNLAVVMGLHPDYFTSFWRLHYLLLHTDGPLASSWRHYIAIMAAARHQCSYLVGSHMAEFLQTGGDPEWLLGLHRAPEKLRKLSEINKLLAHRPWLITKEHIQALLKTGEHTWSLAELIQALVLLTHCHSLSSFVFGCGILPEADADGSPAPQAPTPPSEQSSPPSRDPLNNSGGFEAARDVEALMERMRQLQENLLRDEGASQEEMESRFELEKSESLLVTPSADILEPSPHPDMLCFVEDPAFGYEDFTRRGAQAPPTFRAQDYTWEDHGYSLIQRLYPEGGQLLDEKFQAAYSLTYNTIAMHSGVDTSVLRRAIWNYIHCVFGIRYDDYDYGEVNQLLERNLKVYIKTVACYPEKTTRRMYNLFWRHFRHSEKVHVNLLLLEARMQAALLYALRAITRYMT, from the exons GAGCAGAGGGAGAGCCGGGCTCGGCGAGGCCCTCGAGGGCCCAGTGCCTTCATCCCCGTGGAGGAG GTCCTTCGGGAGGGGACCGAGAGCCTTGAGCAGCACCTGGGGCTGGAGGCACTGATGTCCTCTGGGAGGGTGGACAACCTGGCAGTGGTGATGGGCCTGCACCCTGACTACTTTACCAGCTTCTGGCGCCTGCACTACCTGCTGCTGCACACGGATGGTCCCTTGGCCAGCTCCTGGCGCCACTACATTGCCATCATG GCTGCCGCCCGCCATCAGTGTTCTTACCTGGTAGGCTCCCACATGGCTGAGTTTCTGCAGACTGGAGGAGACCCTGAGTGGCTGCTGGGCCTCCACCGGGCCCCCGAGAAGCTGCGCAAGCTCAGCGAGATCAACAAGTTGCTGGCACATCGGCCATGGCTCATCACCAAGGAACACATCCAG GCCTTGCTGAAGACTGGGGAGCACACCTGGTCCCTGGCTGAGCTCATTCAGGCCCTGGTCCTGCTCACCCATTGCCACTCGCTTTCCTCCTTCGTGTTTGGCTGTGGCATCCTCCCTGAGGCAGATGCAGATGGCAGCCCTGCCCCCCAGGCGCCTACACCCCCCAGTGAGCAGAGCAGCCCCCCCAGCAGGGACCCATTGAACAACTCTGGG GGCTTTGAGGCCGCCCGAGATGTGGAGGCTCTGATGGAACGCATGCGGCAGCTGCAGGAGAACCTGCTGCGGGACGAGGGGGCGTCCCAGGAGGAGATGGAGAGCCGCTTTGAGCTGGAGAAGTCGGAGAGCCTGCTGGTGACCCCCTCAG CTGATATCCTGGAGCCTTCTCCACACCCGGACATGCTGTGCTTTGTGGAAGACCCCGCTTTCGGGTATGAGGACTTCACCCGGAGAGGGGCTCAGGCGCCCCCCACCTTCCGGGCCCAG GATTATACCTGGGAAGACCATGGCTACTCACTGATCCAGCGGCTCTACCCTGAGGGTGGGCAGCTGCTGGACGAGAAGTTCCAGGCAGCCTATAGCCTCACCTACAATACCATTGCCATGCACAGCGGTGTGGACACTTCCGTGCTCCGAAGGGCCATCTGGAACTATATCCACTGCGTCTTTGGCATCAG ATATGACGACTATGATTATGGGGAGGTGAACCAGCTCCTGGAGCGGAACCTCAAGGTCTATATCAAGACAGTGGCCTGCTACCCAGAGAAGACCACCCGAAGAATGTACAACCTCTTCTGGAGGCACTTCCGCCACTCAGAGAAG GTCCACGTGAACTTGCTGCTCCTGGAGGCACGCATGCAAGCTGCTCTGCTCTACGCCCTCCGTGCCATCACCCGCTACATGACCTGA